The segment CACCCGCAACGGCAAGCTGTTTAGTTTACGTGATCCTTGAGCGCCTTGCCAGCGGTGAAGGCCGGGACCTTCGACGCCGGGATCTTGATCTCTTCGTTGGTGCGCGGGTTGCGGCCCGTGCGGGCGGCGCGGCTGCGCAGCTTGAACGTGCCGAAGCCGACGAGGGCAACGTCTTCGCCCTTCTTCAGCGTCTCGCTGATGACCTTGGTCAGGG is part of the Luteibacter pinisoli genome and harbors:
- a CDS encoding HU family DNA-binding protein — encoded protein: MNKSDLIAAIAEESSLSKIDATKALDALTKVISETLKKGEDVALVGFGTFKLRSRAARTGRNPRTNEEIKIPASKVPAFTAGKALKDHVN